The Oncorhynchus clarkii lewisi isolate Uvic-CL-2024 chromosome 29, UVic_Ocla_1.0, whole genome shotgun sequence genome contains a region encoding:
- the LOC139388577 gene encoding zinc finger and BTB domain-containing protein 43-like: MESEGNVLRVDFPNFSGSLLQKLNQQRQRGQLCDIIVVIQGHQYRAHRAVLAASSPYFCDQVLLKNSARCVLPDVMHPCVFERLLLSCYTGTLHLPAGEVVAFLTAASFLQMWHVVDKCTELLEVVGSGARTLVHKSSGGLGDRPSPGDSSYHSPGDGSMGLEAGGVAVEGFAKMEMDQLLENSFSPSSLENNSTQPGGSCSPPVDHDGSDSEATSQDGDDEEVGEGDYQYSRPAYVPPSIMGHRKWVHVKSERREDCGGGRALFSGDPAVTDPEQINFNLSQASASKSSLGHSIDEKLAAQLEDRLEEDPLDFYGTSMEGFSADKVEGTPLGLKNDLLGGATGCEESGGGLEGNPSGLQEETSHSGFASVVYKLYPCQCGKSFTHKSQRDRHMSMHLGLRPYGCAVCGKSFKMKHHLVGHMKIHTGVKPYECSLCAKRFMWRDSFNRHTSSCTRAHQARTAVNEQAAQIC, translated from the coding sequence ATGGAGTCCGAGGGTAACGTGCTCCGCGTGGATTTCCCAAACTTCTCTGGATCCCTGCTTCAGAAGCTCAACCAGCAACGGCAGAGGGGccagctttgtgacatcatcgTGGTCATCCAGGGCCACCAGTACCGTGCTCACCGGGCCGTCCTGGCCGCCAGTTCGCCCTACTTCTGCGACCAGGTCCTCCTCAAAAACAGCGCCCGCTGTGTTTTACCCGACGTCATGCACCCATGCGTGTTTGAACGCCTCCTCCTCTCTTGCTACACAGGCACCCTGCACCTACCGGCCGGCGAAGTGGTAGCCTTCCTCACTGCAGCAAGCTTCCTCCAGATGTGGCACGTGGTGGACAAGTGCACTGAGCTGTTAGAGGTGGTAGGAAGCGGCGCAAGAACATTAGTGCACAAGTCTTCTGGTGGGCTTGGGGACAGGCCTTCCCCTGGGGACAGCAGCTACCACAGCCCTGGGGATGGCTCCATGGGCCTGGAGGCCGGTGGAGTAGCAGTGGAGGGCTTTGCCAAGATGGAAATGGATCAGCTCCTGGAGAACAgcttctccccatcctctctggAGAACAACAGCACCCAGCCCGGCGGCAGCTGCTCTCCGCCGGTCGACCACGACGGCTCAGATAGCGAGGCCACCAGCCAGGACGGGGATGACGAGGAGGTTGGTGAGGGGGACTACCAGTACTCCAGACCAGCCTACGTCCCACCCAGCATCATGGGCCACAGGAAATGGGTCCATGTGAAGTCAGAGAGGCGTGAGGATTGCGGGGGCGGCAGGGCTCTGTTTAGCGGGGACCCTGCGGTTACTGACCCCGAGCAGATTAACTTTAACCTCTCCCAGGCCTCAGCCAGCAAGAGCTCCCTGGGCCACAGCATCGACGAGAAGCTGGCAGCTCAGCTGGAGGATCGCCTGGAGGAGGACCCGCTGGACTTTTATGGCACATCCATGGAGGGCTTCTCCGCCGACAAGGTCGAAGGGACCCCGCTTGGGCTAAAGAACGACCTGCTAGGAGGTGCAACAGGGTGTGAGGAGAGTGGCGGTGGTTTGGAAGGAAACCCCAGTGGCCTCCAGGAAGAGACTTCCCACTCGGGCTTTGCCTCAGTGGTCTACAAATTGTACCCCTGCCAGTGTGGCAAGAGCTTCACCCACAAAAGCCAACGGGACCGGCACATGAGCATGCACCTTGGCTTGCGGCCATATGGCTGCGCCGTGTGCGGTAAGAGCTTCAAGATGAAGCACCACCTGGTGGGCCACATGAAAATCCACACGGGTGTAAAGCCCTACGAGTGCAGCCTGTGTGCCAAGCGCTTCATGTGGCGGGACAGCTTCAACAGACACACGTCCTCCTGCACCAGGGCCCACCAGGCCCGGACTGCCGTCAACGAGCAGGCTGCCCAGATCTGCTGA